From the genome of Winogradskyella forsetii, one region includes:
- a CDS encoding iron-sulfur cluster assembly protein: protein MSDTTIDTAVLGEKILRVIKTIYDPEIPVDIYELGLIYDVFVNEDFEVKILMTLTTPNCPVAETLPLEVEEKVKSINEVKDAEVEITFDPPWSQDLMSEEAKLELGML, encoded by the coding sequence ATGAGCGATACCACTATAGACACCGCAGTACTGGGAGAAAAAATTCTAAGAGTCATAAAAACCATATACGATCCTGAAATTCCTGTGGATATCTACGAATTAGGGTTAATCTACGATGTTTTTGTAAACGAGGATTTCGAAGTGAAAATCTTAATGACCTTAACAACACCAAACTGTCCTGTGGCAGAAACCTTGCCTTTAGAGGTTGAGGAAAAAGTAAAATCCATTAACGAGGTTAAGGATGCCGAAGTAGAAATTACGTTCGATCCACCTTGGTCACAAGATTTAATGAGCGAGGAAGCCAAGTTAGAACTTGGTATGCTTTAA
- a CDS encoding cupin domain-containing protein has protein sequence MTKEVIKHNEGFEALNPNLNRKVVNLKDLMITVIDFTNGPMAQPDPPHSHPHEQITYVASGSLKLFIENREYVLNEGDVFKIESNLSHTVQTLTEKVRLIDSFNPIREDFL, from the coding sequence TTGACAAAAGAAGTAATAAAGCACAATGAAGGGTTTGAAGCCTTAAACCCAAATTTAAATAGGAAAGTAGTCAATTTAAAGGACTTAATGATTACGGTTATTGATTTCACAAATGGCCCAATGGCTCAACCAGATCCACCGCACAGTCATCCACATGAGCAAATAACTTATGTAGCCAGTGGATCATTAAAATTATTTATTGAAAATCGAGAATATGTTTTGAATGAAGGTGACGTATTCAAGATAGAGTCAAATCTTAGTCATACCGTACAAACCTTAACCGAAAAAGTAAGATTGATTGATAGTTTTAATCCAATTCGCGAAGATTTCCTATAA
- a CDS encoding DUF2480 family protein, with protein MAEEIINRVAISKLKVIDLEDYYPKGNRILFDIKDWLVEGLVLREKEFRAHVATHDWSQYQNTYVALHCSTDAIVPDWAYMLISIALQPFSKVTIIGSLADLESILYADIISNLDISEFEDFPVIIKGCSHKPVPSNALVLLSQKLKPVAKSIMFGEACSSVPLYKKPKNK; from the coding sequence ATGGCAGAAGAGATTATTAATAGAGTCGCAATTAGCAAACTAAAAGTTATAGATCTAGAAGACTACTATCCAAAAGGCAATCGCATTCTTTTTGATATCAAAGATTGGTTGGTTGAAGGATTGGTGCTTCGTGAAAAAGAGTTTAGAGCTCATGTTGCAACTCATGACTGGTCGCAATACCAAAATACTTATGTGGCGTTGCATTGTTCAACCGATGCCATTGTGCCCGATTGGGCTTACATGTTGATATCGATTGCGCTTCAGCCGTTTTCAAAAGTAACCATTATTGGTTCTTTAGCCGATTTGGAATCTATTTTATACGCCGATATTATTTCAAACTTGGATATATCGGAATTTGAAGATTTTCCTGTCATTATAAAAGGGTGTTCCCATAAACCCGTGCCTTCAAACGCATTAGTGTTATTATCCCAAAAATTGAAACCCGTAGCTAAATCCATTATGTTTGGAGAGGCTTGTTCTTCGGTGCCGCTCTACAAAAAACCTAAAAATAAATAA
- a CDS encoding DUF3078 domain-containing protein: MNKKLLLSACFMFAITLGFAQTKEELQAQKAEKQAEADKFQAEADALQKQIDALPGWRVGAFGTIGGSLSEFNNWYAQGAPNNSSGNIGITFNAFANKIEDKYFWRNSLNTNLSWVKLDNKDVDTDSDDFEPTTDVFNLSSLYGRNISKTWAISGLMEYRTTLLDNFNDPGYLDLGVGATWTPIENLIVVIHPLNYNFVFADNDAVFESSLGAKIVADYTRQIGAIAFKSNFSTFQSYESSDLSNWTWTNSFSYTLWKMIGVGFDFALRSNKQEALSYALGQYDPMGTAAEPTFDNIDNKLQSYYTIGLSYKF, encoded by the coding sequence ATGAATAAGAAATTACTTTTATCAGCATGCTTTATGTTTGCCATAACACTTGGTTTTGCGCAAACGAAAGAAGAATTACAAGCCCAAAAAGCAGAAAAACAAGCCGAAGCAGACAAGTTTCAAGCTGAAGCTGATGCCTTGCAAAAACAAATTGATGCCTTACCAGGTTGGAGAGTAGGTGCATTTGGTACTATTGGTGGTAGCCTATCTGAATTTAATAATTGGTATGCACAGGGAGCACCTAATAATAGTTCTGGAAATATTGGTATTACGTTTAATGCTTTTGCCAATAAAATCGAAGACAAATATTTTTGGAGAAACTCTTTAAACACCAACCTTTCTTGGGTAAAATTAGATAACAAAGATGTCGATACAGATAGTGATGATTTTGAGCCAACGACAGATGTTTTCAATTTATCATCACTATACGGTAGAAACATAAGCAAAACTTGGGCTATATCTGGTTTAATGGAATACAGAACTACATTATTGGATAACTTTAACGATCCTGGCTACTTAGATCTTGGTGTTGGTGCGACATGGACACCAATCGAAAACTTAATCGTAGTGATCCACCCATTGAACTACAACTTTGTATTTGCTGATAATGATGCCGTTTTTGAATCCTCTTTAGGTGCAAAAATTGTGGCGGATTATACAAGACAAATTGGTGCCATTGCTTTTAAGTCCAACTTTTCAACATTCCAAAGTTACGAATCTAGTGATTTATCTAACTGGACTTGGACGAACTCTTTTAGCTACACACTTTGGAAAATGATTGGTGTTGGTTTCGATTTTGCTTTAAGAAGCAACAAACAAGAAGCCTTAAGCTATGCTCTTGGTCAGTATGACCCAATGGGAACAGCGGCTGAACCAACATTTGACAATATTGATAACAAATTACAATCGTATTACACTATTGGTTTGAGCTATAAGTTCTAA
- a CDS encoding transglycosylase domain-containing protein: MNSFFTRIKSRLKKLWQNKWIKWSLVAIGAVLLFLLGLYISIYLGVFGKLPTLEAIGSIKQEQATQLLDKDEKLIGKYYIYDRQPVKFEDFPKHLIDALVATEDSRFYEHDGIDNISLMRVFVKNLILQDKSAGGGSTITLQLAKNLYGRKNYAIFSMLINKFKESIVAKRIEAVYSKEEILTLYLNTVPFSDNTYGIESASRKFFNKSVKDISLNEAATLVGTLKANTYYNPRVHLERSKDRRHVVLSQMVNYNYLAEDSLDYYSNQDLELEYRSFNHDLGLAPYFRAEVKKQLESILDTLKSPDGEQYNLYKDGLIVHTTLDYKMQELAEEAMKEHISKLQTDFENSYGKSAPWETNKKLLENAINNLPQVKAYKAQGLSESQINDSLSLKKLTDLFSWKGDTIKKISTIDSLKHYLKFLNTGMLSIEPTTGAVRTYVGGIDYRYFKYDHISQSERQVGSTFKPFVYTAAIENGLDPCTYFSLNKVTYTDYDDWTPSNSGGDEDEDPYINYTLENALSNSINTISVKVMERVGIPKVLEQVEKLGISKKLPNEPSLALGVAEINLKDLTGAYASYLNNNRSVKPYYITKIEDKSGNVIATFQPEISEKEAYNDYTRQVLLEMMKSTVNKGTASRLRSTYGLKNEIAGKTGTTQNNKDGWFVGLTPKLVTITWVGNDNHAIGFKSTGMGQGANSALPIFAKFFQKLNTDNDFNSITRAQFENPSEQVLDDLDCEPTKRDGFIKRLFKKKNKKTTFN, translated from the coding sequence ATGAATTCTTTTTTCACTAGAATTAAATCGCGATTAAAAAAATTATGGCAGAATAAGTGGATTAAATGGTCGCTTGTTGCAATCGGTGCTGTCTTACTATTTCTTCTAGGGCTTTACATCAGTATTTATCTTGGGGTATTTGGAAAGCTTCCTACTTTGGAAGCTATCGGTTCCATAAAGCAAGAGCAGGCCACACAGTTGTTAGATAAGGATGAAAAATTAATTGGCAAATATTATATTTATGACAGACAGCCCGTAAAATTTGAAGATTTCCCAAAACACCTCATTGATGCGCTCGTTGCTACAGAAGATTCAAGATTTTATGAGCACGACGGCATTGATAACATCAGTTTGATGCGTGTTTTTGTCAAAAATTTAATTCTTCAGGATAAGTCAGCAGGAGGCGGAAGCACCATAACACTTCAATTGGCTAAAAATCTTTATGGCAGGAAGAACTATGCGATATTCAGTATGCTTATCAATAAGTTTAAAGAATCTATTGTTGCCAAACGTATTGAAGCCGTTTATTCCAAAGAAGAGATTTTAACCTTGTACCTAAATACCGTTCCTTTTTCCGATAATACGTATGGTATAGAAAGTGCCTCCCGTAAATTCTTTAATAAATCGGTAAAAGATATTTCATTAAATGAAGCCGCCACTTTAGTTGGTACCTTAAAAGCCAATACATATTACAATCCAAGAGTACATTTGGAGCGCAGTAAAGACCGAAGGCATGTGGTTTTAAGCCAAATGGTGAATTACAATTATTTGGCCGAAGATTCACTAGACTATTATTCAAATCAAGATTTAGAATTAGAGTATCGGTCGTTTAATCACGATTTAGGTTTGGCACCTTATTTTAGAGCCGAAGTCAAAAAACAATTGGAATCTATTTTAGATACCTTAAAATCGCCTGATGGAGAGCAGTATAATTTATACAAAGATGGCTTAATCGTCCACACGACGCTAGATTATAAAATGCAGGAATTGGCAGAAGAAGCCATGAAAGAACACATTAGCAAACTTCAAACGGATTTTGAAAATTCATACGGTAAAAGCGCACCTTGGGAAACCAACAAGAAACTACTCGAAAATGCCATTAATAATTTACCTCAAGTCAAAGCTTATAAAGCGCAAGGGTTATCTGAAAGTCAAATCAATGACTCACTAAGTCTTAAAAAATTGACTGATTTATTTAGTTGGAAAGGCGATACCATCAAAAAAATATCAACTATAGATAGTTTAAAACATTATCTCAAATTCTTAAATACTGGAATGCTCTCTATAGAGCCGACTACAGGTGCTGTGAGAACTTATGTTGGTGGTATTGATTACCGATATTTCAAATACGATCATATTTCACAAAGTGAACGACAAGTTGGTTCTACATTTAAGCCTTTTGTTTATACAGCAGCTATCGAGAATGGCTTGGATCCATGTACTTATTTTTCGCTAAATAAAGTGACTTACACCGATTACGATGATTGGACTCCTAGTAATTCTGGCGGTGATGAAGATGAAGATCCTTATATCAATTATACGTTGGAAAATGCGCTGAGCAATTCCATAAATACTATTTCTGTTAAGGTTATGGAAAGGGTTGGAATACCAAAGGTTTTAGAACAGGTTGAAAAATTAGGCATCTCAAAAAAATTACCAAATGAACCATCCTTAGCCTTAGGTGTTGCAGAAATCAATTTAAAGGATTTAACAGGCGCATATGCCAGCTATTTAAATAACAACCGATCAGTAAAACCTTATTACATCACTAAAATTGAGGATAAATCTGGAAACGTCATTGCCACGTTTCAACCTGAAATTTCAGAAAAGGAAGCTTATAACGACTATACGAGACAAGTACTTTTGGAAATGATGAAATCTACAGTCAATAAAGGAACCGCTTCAAGATTACGAAGTACCTATGGTCTAAAAAATGAAATTGCTGGTAAAACAGGAACGACACAGAACAATAAAGACGGTTGGTTTGTAGGTTTAACCCCAAAATTAGTAACCATCACTTGGGTAGGAAACGATAATCATGCTATTGGATTCAAATCCACAGGAATGGGACAAGGCGCCAATTCGGCCTTACCGATTTTCGCTAAGTTTTTTCAAAAATTGAATACTGATAATGATTTTAACTCAATTACCAGAGCTCAGTTTGAGAACCCTTCGGAGCAAGTTTTAGACGATTTGGATTGCGAACCTACTAAACGCGATGGTTTTATTAAACGCTTATTCAAGAAAAAGAATAAGAAGACAACGTTTAATTGA
- the hflX gene encoding GTPase HflX translates to MIEKKDIDLEKTVLIGIITQDQDEETSKEYLDELEFLTYTAGGEVIKRFTQKMTMPNPKTFIGTGKMEEVTKFVKENDIGTVIFDDELSPAQERNISKILNCKILDRTNLILDIFAQRAQTSYARTQVELAQCEYLLPRLKGMWTHLERQKGGIGMRGPGETEIETDRRIVRDKIALLKSKIKTIDKQMAVQRGNRGKMVRVALVGYTNVGKSTLMNVISKSDVFAENKLFATLDTTVRKVVIGNLPFLVSDTVGFIRKLPTQLVESFKSTLDEVREADLLLHVVDISHSNFEEHIDSVNQILDEIDSKDKPTIMVFNKIDAYEPEPFDEDDLVEERTKANFTIEEWKKTWMSRLDGNALFISALNKENMDEFRKRVYQEVREIHVTRFPYNHFLYPDVEDIE, encoded by the coding sequence ATGATAGAAAAAAAAGATATAGACTTAGAAAAAACGGTCCTGATAGGTATTATTACACAAGACCAAGATGAAGAAACATCAAAGGAATATTTGGATGAACTCGAATTTTTAACCTACACCGCTGGTGGTGAGGTCATAAAACGCTTTACCCAAAAAATGACCATGCCAAATCCTAAAACCTTTATTGGCACAGGGAAAATGGAAGAAGTTACCAAATTTGTAAAAGAAAATGATATAGGTACCGTAATATTTGATGACGAATTATCGCCAGCCCAAGAACGAAACATCAGTAAAATACTGAATTGTAAGATTCTCGATAGAACGAATCTTATTCTGGACATTTTTGCCCAACGTGCACAAACAAGCTATGCAAGAACCCAAGTAGAATTGGCGCAATGTGAATATTTATTGCCAAGACTTAAAGGGATGTGGACACACCTTGAGCGGCAAAAAGGGGGTATTGGTATGCGTGGTCCTGGTGAAACAGAGATTGAAACCGATAGACGTATTGTTCGTGATAAAATAGCTTTGCTAAAATCAAAGATCAAAACCATTGATAAGCAAATGGCTGTTCAACGCGGTAATCGTGGGAAAATGGTACGTGTGGCGCTGGTCGGTTATACCAATGTTGGAAAATCAACACTGATGAACGTGATCAGTAAAAGTGATGTCTTTGCCGAAAACAAGTTATTTGCTACGCTAGATACGACCGTGAGAAAAGTGGTTATTGGAAACTTGCCTTTTTTAGTTAGTGATACTGTGGGATTTATTAGAAAACTGCCAACACAATTGGTAGAGTCTTTTAAAAGTACGCTAGATGAAGTTCGGGAAGCTGATTTATTGCTTCATGTCGTTGATATTTCACATTCCAATTTTGAAGAACATATAGATTCCGTCAATCAGATTTTAGACGAAATTGATAGTAAGGATAAACCAACTATCATGGTTTTTAATAAGATTGATGCCTATGAACCAGAACCTTTTGATGAAGATGATTTAGTAGAAGAACGCACCAAAGCCAATTTTACTATTGAAGAATGGAAAAAAACTTGGATGTCGCGGTTAGATGGCAATGCGTTGTTTATTTCCGCATTGAACAAGGAAAACATGGATGAATTTAGAAAACGGGTTTACCAAGAAGTCAGGGAAATCCATGTGACGCGCTTTCCATACAATCATTTCTTGTATCCAGACGTTGAAGATATAGAATAG
- a CDS encoding endonuclease/exonuclease/phosphatase family protein, with amino-acid sequence MNYNSEIYTVAFYNVENLFDFENDPLTHDDDFLPASAKRWTPKRYQNKLMKLGAVISQIGKEQSKVAPAIIGLAEVENETVLSDLVNSKNLRDENYSYVHYDSMDERGIDVALLYKPSVFKVEHSETFSVYLQNDLGQKDYTRDILLVQGKLKGEILNIIVNHWSSRREGEKETEFRHIAAANVVNSITKRLKEKNPNDKTIVMGDFNDNPGSKSLLLLEKESNLYNPFKTVWSHDNGSLNHNFQWNIFDQVLFSTNFFDTNTTKLAFIEAKIFNVKSLTQYQGRYKGQPFRTYVGKKYKGGYSDHFPVYIQLKST; translated from the coding sequence ATGAATTATAATTCTGAAATTTATACTGTAGCGTTTTATAATGTTGAAAATTTATTCGACTTTGAAAATGACCCTTTAACACACGATGATGATTTTTTACCAGCGTCAGCCAAACGATGGACGCCAAAGCGCTATCAAAATAAATTAATGAAATTAGGCGCCGTAATTTCTCAAATAGGTAAAGAGCAATCTAAAGTTGCACCAGCAATAATCGGGTTAGCTGAGGTTGAGAATGAAACCGTGTTATCAGACTTAGTAAATAGTAAAAACTTAAGGGATGAAAATTACAGTTATGTACATTATGATTCTATGGACGAAAGAGGCATCGACGTAGCACTGCTCTACAAACCCAGTGTTTTTAAAGTTGAACATTCTGAAACCTTTTCCGTTTATCTTCAAAACGACCTAGGCCAAAAAGATTACACGAGGGACATTCTTTTGGTACAAGGCAAACTAAAAGGTGAAATCCTTAATATAATCGTCAATCATTGGTCGTCTAGAAGAGAAGGTGAAAAGGAGACTGAATTTAGGCATATAGCAGCAGCTAATGTTGTAAACTCAATAACAAAACGATTGAAAGAAAAAAACCCAAATGACAAAACTATTGTTATGGGAGATTTTAATGACAATCCAGGCAGCAAAAGTTTGTTATTATTGGAAAAAGAAAGCAACCTTTATAATCCCTTCAAAACGGTTTGGTCTCACGATAATGGAAGTTTAAATCACAATTTTCAATGGAATATATTTGACCAAGTTCTATTTTCTACAAATTTCTTTGATACCAATACAACCAAATTAGCATTTATTGAGGCTAAAATATTTAATGTTAAGTCTCTAACGCAGTATCAAGGTAGATATAAAGGACAGCCATTTAGAACTTATGTCGGCAAAAAATATAAAGGCGGATATAGTGACCATTTTCCTGTTTATATTCAATTGAAGTCAACTTAA